In Nasonia vitripennis strain AsymCx chromosome 2, Nvit_psr_1.1, whole genome shotgun sequence, a genomic segment contains:
- the LOC116416200 gene encoding uncharacterized protein LOC116416200 — MSHLKLECGDAYPPKEMKTKVAKSIIISFPKLKSTTGCGYEHFYNEKLSSSFLEWRLKTMRKTLKSSEKKRTRGKKRSLTDSSNVQVELSLEEYESKVSELQFKMPNDTNKFSILQLMDETRSNRQQWIKDPENHVTLHDILNKFPRFTDFKGELILREFQYQITDKDTFLGRFPSYYGPWILKYCKVTKPQLLDQVRYIADSNIKALLILPNVLPSPNYMRRKTNDSTKIKGQKK, encoded by the exons ATGTCTCACCTAAAACTAGAATGTGGAGATGC TTATCCGCCTAAAGAGATGAAAACTAAAGTAGCAAAATCGATAATCATTTCTTTCCCAAAGCTAAAATCTACTACTGGTTGTGGTTAT GAACATTTTTACAATGAAAAGTTGTCTTCTAGTTTTCTTGAGTGGAGGTTAAAAACCATGAGAAAGACATTAAAAAGTTCTGAGAAGAAAAGGACAAGAGGTAAGAAGAGATCTCTGACAGATAGTTCAAATGTACAAGTTGAATTGAGTTTAGAAGAGTATGAATCAAAA GTTTCGGAGTTGCAGTTCAAAATGCCTAATGACACGAACAAGTTTTCAATACTACAGTTAATGGACGAAACCAGATCTAATAGGCAGCAATGGATAAAAGATCCTGAAAACCATGTAACGCTACATGACATTTTGAATAAGTTTCCACGATTTACTGACTTTAAAGGAGAATTg ATACTTAGAGAATTTCAATATCAGATCACTGACAAAGACACTTTCTTGGGAAGGTTCCCATCGTACTATGGTCCATGGATTCTGAAGTACTGCAAAGTTACAAAGCCACAGCTTTTAGATCAAGTACGATACATAGCAGACTCAAACATAAAAGCCCTTCTAATACTGCCAAATGTCTTGCCGAGTCCAAATTATATGAGAAGAAAGACCAAT gaTTCAACAAAAATCAAAGgacaaaaaaagtaa